One window of the Trifolium pratense cultivar HEN17-A07 linkage group LG2, ARS_RC_1.1, whole genome shotgun sequence genome contains the following:
- the LOC123907264 gene encoding abscisate beta-glucosyltransferase-like, with the protein MGHEIDTVEMFFFPFVGGGHQIPMIDTARVFAKHGAKSTILTTPSNALQFQNSITRDQKSNLPITIQILTTPEDTEIIDTDMSAGPMIDTSVLLEPLKQFLLENRPDCIVIDMFHRWASDIIDELKIPRVIFNGNGCFPRCVIENTRNHVVLENLSSDSEPFLVPGLPDRIEMTRSQVPIFMRNPTQTTQFAERMKRLEGKSFGTLINSFYDLEPAYADYLRTELGKKAWIVGPVSLCNRSLEDKKERGKQPTMDEQSCLNWLNSKKPNSVLYISFGSVARLSMKQLKEIAYGLEASDQSFIWVVGKILNSSKKEETGSENWVLDEFEQRIKEMDKGLIYRGWAPQLLILEHDAIGGFMTHCGWNSTLESLCAGVPMITWPLSAEQFTNEKLVTDVLRIGVQVGSREWGSFDEERKELVGREKVELAVKKLMVKSEEADEMRRRVKLIAENAKRAVVEGGTSYGDIDSLIRELKTCRISSQV; encoded by the coding sequence atgggCCATGAAATTGATACAGTTGAAATGTTCTTCTTTCCCTTTGTAGGTGGTGGTCATCAGATACCAATGATAGACACAGCAAGAGTGTTTGCAAAACATGGAGCCAAATCAACCATCCTAACCACACCTTCCAATGCTCTCCAATTCCAAAACTCAATCACTCGTGACCAAAAATCCAATCTTCCCATCACCATTCAGATTCTCACCACACCTGAAGACACAGAAATAATTGATACAGACATGTCTGCTGGTCCCATGATTGATACCTCAGTTCTTCTCGAACCATTGAAACAGTTCCTTCTTGAAAACCGACCTGACTGCATTGTCATTGACATGTTTCATCGTTGGGCTAGTGATATAATAGATGAACTTAAAATCCCAAGAGTTATCTTTAACGGTAACGGGTGTTTCCCTCGTTGTGTTATTGAAAACACGAGAAACCATGTTGTGCTTGAGAATTTGAGTTCTGATTCAGAGCCTTTTCTTGTTCCTGGTCTTCCTGATAGAATCGAGATGACAAGGTCTCAGGTTCCGATTTTTATGAGAAACCCAACTCAGACTACTCAGTTTGCTGAGAGAATGAAGAGATTAGAAGGAAAAAGCTTCggtactcttattaatagtttCTATGATTTGGAACCAGCTTATGCTGATTACCTAAGAACTGAATTGGGAAAGAAAGCATGGATTGTAGGACCAGTTTCCCTCTGCAACAGAAGCTTGGAAGATAAGAAAGAGAGAGGGAAACAACCCACTATGGATGAACAAAGTTGTTTGAATTGGTTGAATTCTAAGAAACCAAATTCAGTTCTTTACATAAGTTTTGGGAGCGTAGCTCGTTTATCGATGAAACAACTCAAGGAAATTGCTTATGGTTTAGAAGCTTCTGATCAATCATTCATTTGGGTGGTTGGGAAAATTCTCAACTCATCTAAAAAGGAAGAAACTGGTAGCGAAAATTGGGTTCTTGATGAATTTGAGCAGAGGATAAAGGAAATGGATAAAGGTTTGATTTATAGAGGTTGGGCTCCTCAGCTTTTGATATTGGAGCATGATGCTATTGGCGGGTTTATGACTCATTGTGGATGGAATTCAACTTTAGAAAGTCTATGTGCTGGTGTTCCTATGATAACGTGGCCACTTTCGGCTGAACAATTTACGAATGAGAAGTTGGTAACGGATGTGTTGAGGATTGGAGTCCAAGTGGGCAGCAGAGAGTGGGGGTCTTTTGATGAAGAGAGGAAAGAGTTGGTTGGAAGAGAGAAAGTGGAGTTGGCAGTGAAGAAGTTGATGGTGAAGAGTGAAGAGGCAGATGAAATGAGAAGGAGAGTGAAGCTTATTGCAGAGAATGCAAAAAGAGCTGTTGTAGAAGGTGGAACATCTTATGGTGATATTGATTCCTTGATTCGGGAACTTAAGACTTGCAGAATTTCTAGCCAAGTTTAG
- the LOC123907265 gene encoding scopoletin glucosyltransferase-like, producing MGNENHELHIIFFPFLANGHIIPCVDLARVFSSRGLKVTIVTTHLNVPLISRTIGKAKINIKTIKFPSPEETGLPEGCENSESALAPDKFIKFMKSTLLLREPLEHVLEQEQPDCLVADMFFPWATDSAAKFNIPRIVFHGLGFFPLCVSACTRQYKPQDKVSSYTEPFVVPNLPGEITLTKMQLPQVPQHDKVFTKLLEESNESELKSYGVIANSFYELEPVYADHYRNELGRKAWHLGPVSLCNRDKEEKACRGREASIDEHECLKWLQSKEPNSVIYVCFGSMTVFSDAQLKEIAMGLEASEIPFIWVVKKKAKSDDEKLEWLPEGFEERIEGSGKGLIIRGWAPQVMILDHESVGGFVTHCGWNSTLEGVSAGLPMVTWPMYGEQFYNAKFLSDIIKIGVGVGVQTWIGMGGGEPVKKDVIEKAVRRIMVGDEAEEMRNRAKEFGKIARRALEVGGSSYNDFNNLIEDLKSHKH from the coding sequence ATGGGTAACGAAAATCACGAACTTCACATAATCTTCTTCCCTTTTCTAGCCAATGGCCACATCATACCTTGTGTAGACCTTGCAAGAGTCTTCTCTTCAAGAGGACTCAAAGTCACCATTGTCACAACACATCTAAACGTACCTCTCATTTCAAGAACCATCGGAAAAGCCAAAATCAATATCAAAACCATCAAGTTCCCTTCACCCGAAGAAACCGGCTTACCAGAAGGTTGCGAAAATTCCGAATCAGCATTAGCACCAGACAAGTTCATCAAGTTCATGAAATCCACCTTGCTTTTAAGGGAACCACTTGAACATGTTTTAGAACAAGAACAACCAGATTGTTTAGTTGCTGACATGTTTTTCCCTTGGGCTACTGATTCTGCAGCAAAATTCAACATTCCTAGGATTGTGTTTCATGGTTTAGGTTTCTTCCCTCTCTGTGTTTCTGCTTGTACAAGACAATACAAACCTCAAGACAAAGTTTCTTCTTACACTGAACCGTTCGTGGTTCCGAATCTACCTGGTGAAATCACACTGACGAAGATGCAGTTACCGCAAGTTCCTCAGCATGATAAAGTCTTCACCAAATTGTTAGAAGAGTCTAATGAATCAGAGCTGAAAAGCTATGGTGTGATTGCAAACAGCTTCTATGAACTCGAACCTGTTTATGCTGATCATTATAGAAACGAGCTTGGACGAAAAGCTTGGCATTTAGGACCAGTTTCTTTATGCAACAgagataaagaagaaaaagcatGTAGAGGAAGAGAAGCATCGATCGACGAACACGAATGTTTGAAATGGCTTCAATCAAAAGAACCCAATTCAgttatttatgtttgttttggtAGCATGACGGTTTTCAGCGACGCTCAGCTTAAGGAAATTGCAATGGGTCTTGAAGCTTCTGAAATTCCATTCATATGGGTTGTGAAGAAAAAAGCtaaaagtgatgatgaaaaactTGAATGGCTACCAGAAGGTTTTGAAGAAAGAATTGAAGGTAGTGGTAAAGGGTTAATCATAAGAGGTTGGGCACCACAAGTGATGATTTTGGATCATGAATCAGTTGGAGGATTTGTGACACATTGTGGTTGGAATTCAACATTGGAAGGAGTTAGTGCAGGGTTACCAATGGTAACATGGCCTATGTATGGTGAACAATTTTACAACGCGAAGTTTTTGAGTGATATAATTAAGATTGGTGTTGGTGTTGGAGTACAAACATGGATTGGAATGGGAGGTGGTGAGCCTGTGAAGAAAGATGTTATTGAGAAAGCAGTGAGAAGGATCATGGTTGGTGATGAAGCAGAAGAAATGAGAAATAGAGCAAAGGAATTTGGGAAGATAGCAAGAAGAGCTTTGGAGGTTGGTGGATCTTCTTACAATGATTTTAACAATTTAATTGAGGATTTGAAGTCACATAAACACTAA